The following proteins are encoded in a genomic region of Glycine soja cultivar W05 chromosome 17, ASM419377v2, whole genome shotgun sequence:
- the LOC114391893 gene encoding transcription factor SRM1-like: MSSSGTIWSYEEEKAFENAIAMHWIEESSKEQWEKIASAVPSKSMEDVKQHYQVLVEDVSAIEAGHISFPNYAASEEITSSNKDFHGSSKATSSDKRSNCNYGRGFSGLGHDSTTHSSGKGGLSRSSEQERRKGIPWTEEEHRLFLLGLEKFGKGDWRSISRNFVISRTPTQVASHAQKYFIRLNSMNRDRRRSSIHDITSVNNGDVANNQAPITGQHSSTIPSNTMGVGQSLKHRVQGHIPPGLGMYGTPVGHPVAAPPGHMASAVGTPVMLPPGPHPHAHPHPPYVLPLAYPMAPPTMHQ; this comes from the exons ATGTCATCAAGTGGAACCATTTGGAGCTATGAGGAAGAAAAAGCATTTGAGAATGCCATAGCTATGCATTGGATTGAGGAATCCTCAAAAGAGCAATGGGAGAAAATTGCTTCAGCAGTTCCCAGCAAAAGCATGGAAGATGTGAAGCAACATTACCAGGTTCTAGTAGAGGATGTAAGTGCAATAGAGGCAGGTCACATATCATTCCCAAACTATGCTGCTTCTGAGGAAATCACATCTTCAAATAAGGACTTTCATGGCTCTTCCAAGGCCACAAGCTCagataaaagatcaaattgtAATTATGGACGTGGTTTTTCTGGGTTAGGACATGACTCCACCACTCATAGTAGTGGTAAAGGAGGCTTGTCAAGGTCATCAGaacaagaaagaagaaaaggaatccCATGGACTGAAGAGGAACACAG gTTATTTTTACTTGGTCTAGAGAAGTTTGGAAAAGGAGATTGGAGAAGCATTTCAAGGAACTTTGTGATATCTAGGACTCCCACTCAAGTGGCAAGCCATGCACAAAAGTACTTCATAAGGTTGAATTCAATGAATAGAGACAGGAGGAGGTCTAGTATCCATGATATCACTAGTGTGAACAATGGAGATGTGGCTAATAACCAAGCACCTATTACAGGGCAGCATAGTAGCACAATTCCTTCAAACACAATGGGTGTAGGACAATCCCTTAAGCATAGAGTTCAGGGTCACATACCACCTGGTTTAGGCATGTATGGAACACCAGTTGGACATCCTGTGGCTGCTCCTCCAGGGCACATGGCATCTGCAGTTGGCACTCCTGTCATGCTTCCTCCTGGACCCCACCCCCATGCTCATCCTCATCCACCTTATGTTCTTCCTCTTGCTTACCCAATGGCACCTCCAACAATGCATCAATAA